A section of the Elizabethkingia anophelis R26 genome encodes:
- a CDS encoding ParB/RepB/Spo0J family partition protein encodes MKDKKRAMGRGLGAILSAETKGTVNSATDAGAEQLVGNIVEVSIDDIYPNSSQPRTYFDEKALNDLAQSILALGIIQPVTLRKDGDKFEIISGERRFRASKIAGLKTIPAYIRLVNDQELLEMALVENIQREDLDAIEIALTYQRLIDEIGLTQENLSSRVGKERSTITNSLRLLKLSPEIQGAIRSNEISAGHGRALLSLQDEAQQELIYQKIVKENLNVRQAEELVNKLKNSKQKTVRAIKELPNHLKKAQKSISDALDLNVEIKSVGKGKKGKIILDFASEEDLERILKLIGE; translated from the coding sequence TTGAAAGATAAGAAAAGAGCCATGGGGCGTGGGTTAGGTGCTATTCTTAGTGCTGAAACCAAAGGTACAGTAAACTCTGCAACGGATGCCGGTGCGGAGCAGTTAGTGGGCAATATAGTAGAGGTATCTATTGACGATATATATCCCAATTCTAGTCAGCCACGTACTTACTTTGATGAAAAGGCACTTAATGACCTTGCTCAGTCTATTCTGGCTTTAGGGATTATTCAGCCGGTAACATTGCGTAAAGACGGAGATAAATTTGAAATTATTTCTGGAGAACGTCGTTTCCGTGCCAGTAAGATTGCCGGCCTGAAAACAATTCCGGCTTATATAAGATTGGTAAACGATCAGGAGTTATTGGAAATGGCTCTTGTAGAAAATATACAGCGTGAGGATTTAGATGCTATCGAGATCGCACTTACCTATCAAAGATTAATCGATGAAATAGGCCTTACTCAGGAAAATCTTAGTTCCCGTGTCGGAAAAGAGAGAAGTACCATTACCAACTCATTGCGTTTGCTAAAACTTAGTCCTGAAATTCAGGGGGCTATAAGAAGTAATGAGATCTCGGCTGGCCATGGTCGTGCATTACTAAGTCTTCAGGACGAAGCACAGCAGGAATTAATTTATCAGAAAATTGTTAAAGAAAACCTGAATGTTCGTCAGGCTGAAGAGCTTGTTAATAAACTAAAGAACAGTAAACAAAAAACTGTTAGAGCTATAAAAGAATTACCTAACCATTTGAAGAAAGCACAGAAAAGTATTTCTGATGCATTGGACCTTAATGTGGAAATTAAATCTGTTGGAAAAGGTAAAAAAGGTAAAATTATTTTAGATTTTGCTTCAGAAGAAGATCTGGAGAGAATCCTGAAGCTTATAGGGGAATGA
- a CDS encoding DUF5683 domain-containing protein: protein MKKLIVFFSTLIVVFCFSQEKVNDTIKSPSVTDTLSAKKTPDDVLKDINMVNAAPKKIIEISPTKAGLYAAILPGLGQAYNKKYWKIPIVLGAIGTGVGIAMWNDKQYRRYREAFIAELNGQKHEFSGIAGVTKDVLGRTQDRSKRQRDYAIAITAGVYLLSIIDAVVDAHLAPIKNDPDLAFAPVVIMDPTGFEPSKPGIGIRYRF from the coding sequence ATGAAAAAATTAATTGTTTTTTTTAGTACGCTTATCGTTGTATTTTGTTTTTCTCAGGAGAAAGTGAATGATACAATAAAAAGCCCTTCGGTTACAGATACGCTTAGTGCTAAGAAAACACCTGATGATGTTTTGAAAGACATCAATATGGTAAATGCGGCTCCAAAAAAAATAATTGAAATAAGCCCGACAAAAGCAGGATTATATGCTGCAATATTACCGGGATTGGGGCAGGCTTATAATAAAAAATACTGGAAAATTCCTATTGTTTTAGGAGCTATTGGTACCGGAGTAGGAATTGCCATGTGGAATGATAAGCAGTACAGACGCTATAGGGAAGCTTTTATTGCAGAACTGAATGGTCAGAAGCACGAATTTTCAGGAATTGCCGGAGTAACTAAAGATGTATTGGGACGTACGCAGGACAGATCAAAACGACAGCGGGATTATGCGATTGCCATTACAGCCGGAGTTTATTTGTTGAGTATTATAGATGCGGTTGTAGATGCCCATTTAGCACCAATTAAGAATGATCCTGATCTGGCATTTGCTCCAGTGGTTATTATGGATCCTACGGGTTTCGAGCCTTCTAAACCTGGTATAGGAATACGGTACAGATTTTAA
- the dapB gene encoding 4-hydroxy-tetrahydrodipicolinate reductase, whose amino-acid sequence MKIALVGYGKMGKIIDEIAQKRGHEIVARLKETPTADNLNNPDVVIEFSNPEAAFENIKNCLELGIPVICGTTGWLEKKPEIEKLAVEKNTAFLYGSNFSLGVNLFFALNERLAKMMNPFPEYGVQLEEIHHIHKLDAPSGTAITLAEGVIGNSGFESWKLEETKGKELGIFAIRENEVPGTHSVYYRSEVDEIEIKHTAFNRNGFALGAVVASEWIKDKKGVFTMNDVLGL is encoded by the coding sequence ATGAAAATAGCATTAGTAGGTTACGGTAAAATGGGTAAAATCATTGATGAAATAGCCCAGAAAAGAGGTCATGAAATCGTAGCCAGATTAAAAGAAACACCAACAGCTGATAATCTGAATAATCCGGATGTTGTTATTGAATTTTCTAACCCGGAAGCAGCCTTTGAAAATATAAAAAACTGTTTGGAACTTGGAATTCCTGTAATATGCGGAACAACAGGCTGGCTTGAAAAAAAACCTGAAATAGAAAAATTAGCAGTTGAAAAGAATACTGCATTTTTATACGGATCCAACTTTAGTTTAGGAGTAAATCTGTTTTTTGCACTTAATGAAAGGCTGGCAAAAATGATGAACCCTTTTCCTGAATACGGTGTTCAGTTGGAAGAGATCCACCATATTCATAAATTAGATGCTCCAAGTGGTACAGCGATTACATTGGCGGAAGGGGTGATTGGGAATTCAGGTTTTGAATCCTGGAAATTAGAAGAAACGAAAGGTAAAGAATTGGGTATATTTGCTATTCGTGAAAATGAAGTTCCGGGTACACATAGTGTATATTACCGTTCGGAAGTGGATGAAATTGAGATCAAGCATACGGCTTTCAACAGAAATGGCTTTGCTTTAGGTGCAGTAGTTGCTTCAGAATGGATCAAGGATAAAAAAGGTGTTTTCACCATGAATGATGTGTTGGGTTTGTAA
- the lepB gene encoding signal peptidase I, with protein MNYVLTYCFYVLILSVLMGISTWKLFKKMGYNPVFAFIPFYNYSIVLKETEHPKWWAILSYLPIVGPIMMSVFHLFLMKKFGKVSFAQRVLTVVLPFIYMAVVNYSKDTEIYKEFLLQGEEEAKKKDGFWGSVVYAVVFATVIHTFITQPFGVPTGSMERTILVGDFLFVNKLNYGYRFPMRPVAIPFLQGTIGGSANPKKATKSYVDGVKLPYFRLPGWEKVERNDIVVFNYPGDSAHVAIDRKDPYVKRVVGIPGDVIEMRNGRLFVNNQPEKIMGDAEVQHSYLVYTSSALDINRLWKVYGYLPLQEGEMPTGGYVYQFQGLTDKTAAEIKSLPEVTKMEEVINPKGEAAISYYNQQTKAKIDTAQSIFPINKPWNADQYGPLKIPKKGDVVAVNKDNLPEYQWIIHKYEGHKLENKNGKIFIDGKESNRYTIEQDYYFMMGDNRDASLDARFFGFVPEQYIVGKPMFTWLSVQGVFDEGPKKVRWDRMFKASNTGDINKTSYWWIAVLILVLFFGWDYFTKMFKKKKEDE; from the coding sequence ATGAATTACGTTCTTACATATTGCTTTTATGTATTAATCCTGAGTGTATTAATGGGGATTTCTACATGGAAGCTGTTTAAAAAAATGGGATATAATCCTGTTTTTGCATTTATACCTTTTTACAACTATTCAATAGTACTGAAGGAAACCGAGCATCCTAAATGGTGGGCAATATTGTCGTATTTACCAATTGTAGGGCCTATTATGATGTCTGTTTTTCATTTATTTTTAATGAAAAAGTTTGGAAAGGTCTCTTTTGCACAAAGAGTTCTTACAGTTGTACTACCTTTTATCTATATGGCGGTAGTTAACTATTCAAAAGATACAGAAATCTATAAAGAATTTTTACTACAGGGTGAAGAGGAAGCAAAGAAAAAAGATGGTTTCTGGGGTTCTGTTGTGTATGCTGTTGTTTTTGCAACCGTTATTCACACGTTTATAACCCAGCCATTTGGTGTACCTACCGGCTCTATGGAAAGAACAATTCTGGTTGGAGACTTCCTGTTTGTAAATAAACTGAACTATGGTTACCGTTTTCCGATGAGACCTGTGGCAATTCCTTTCTTACAGGGAACTATAGGAGGAAGTGCTAACCCCAAAAAAGCAACAAAATCTTATGTAGATGGTGTAAAGCTTCCTTATTTCAGACTTCCGGGTTGGGAAAAAGTAGAAAGAAATGATATCGTAGTATTCAACTATCCTGGAGATTCCGCACACGTTGCAATAGACCGTAAAGATCCTTATGTAAAAAGGGTAGTAGGTATTCCGGGAGATGTTATTGAAATGAGAAACGGAAGACTATTTGTGAATAATCAGCCTGAAAAAATAATGGGTGATGCAGAAGTTCAGCATTCTTATTTAGTATATACTTCTTCTGCACTGGATATAAATCGTCTTTGGAAAGTATATGGCTATTTACCTCTCCAAGAAGGAGAAATGCCTACAGGAGGATATGTTTATCAGTTTCAGGGGTTAACAGATAAAACTGCCGCTGAAATAAAGAGCCTTCCGGAAGTAACCAAGATGGAAGAAGTCATCAATCCGAAAGGAGAAGCTGCAATTAGCTATTACAATCAACAAACCAAAGCTAAAATTGATACAGCTCAGTCTATATTCCCTATTAATAAACCATGGAATGCAGATCAATATGGTCCGCTTAAAATTCCTAAAAAGGGTGATGTTGTGGCTGTAAACAAAGATAATTTACCGGAATACCAGTGGATTATTCATAAGTATGAAGGCCATAAACTGGAAAATAAAAATGGTAAAATCTTTATCGATGGTAAAGAATCTAACCGGTATACTATAGAACAGGACTATTACTTTATGATGGGGGACAACAGAGATGCTTCTCTTGATGCCCGTTTCTTTGGATTCGTTCCGGAACAATACATCGTAGGTAAGCCTATGTTTACATGGTTAAGCGTACAGGGTGTTTTTGATGAAGGACCCAAGAAAGTTCGCTGGGATCGTATGTTCAAAGCATCTAATACAGGTGATATAAACAAAACATCTTACTGGTGGATTGCCGTACTTATATTGGTATTGTTCTTTGGATGGGATTATTTTACTAAAATGTTTAAGAAAAAGAAAGAAGATGAATAA
- a CDS encoding WbqC family protein, giving the protein MNNVLLPVFYLPPVQWFAEFLDENNNVVFEEWENFPKQTYRNRTEIYGANGKLALIIPTRHTGSRLYKETEISYAENWQKLHWKSIKTAYQSSPYFEFYEHQLEDIYSVQTENLMEFNFRALNIILKILKTEKKFASTSAYEREPEATDFRDSFSAKKDTDSASKEYYQVFSDKLGYIPNLSIVDLLCNLGPESATYLKNFK; this is encoded by the coding sequence ATGAATAATGTACTTCTTCCGGTATTCTACTTGCCACCAGTACAGTGGTTTGCAGAATTTCTGGATGAGAATAATAATGTTGTATTTGAAGAGTGGGAAAACTTCCCTAAACAAACCTATAGAAACCGTACAGAAATTTATGGTGCCAATGGTAAGCTTGCGTTGATTATTCCGACCAGGCATACCGGAAGCAGATTGTATAAAGAAACAGAAATTTCTTATGCCGAGAATTGGCAAAAACTACACTGGAAGTCAATTAAGACAGCTTATCAGAGTTCTCCTTATTTTGAATTTTACGAGCATCAGCTGGAAGATATTTATTCTGTTCAGACAGAAAACTTAATGGAATTTAACTTTCGGGCTTTAAATATTATTTTAAAAATACTGAAGACTGAGAAAAAGTTTGCTTCTACTTCCGCGTATGAAAGAGAACCTGAGGCTACTGACTTTAGAGATTCATTTTCAGCAAAGAAGGATACAGACTCAGCTTCAAAAGAATATTATCAGGTGTTTTCGGATAAGCTGGGCTATATTCCAAATTTGTCTATTGTGGACTTATTATGTAATCTTGGCCCGGAATCTGCAACATACCTTAAAAATTTTAAATAA
- a CDS encoding S8 family serine peptidase, translating to MRKFFISAAFLTAFTFGFSQETSDKQNKDLETWYHKDFATTKVYGVNTEKAYKFLESKGLKPQTVIVGVLDSGVEVDHPGLIKNMWVNTKEIPGNGIDDDGNGYVDDIHGWNFQGGKNGDVDVDTQEVTRVIQKYKPLFEGADSVANKANQAKMPTEFDLYMKSKDIYTAKNGEAQQYYVFYMELKNRIPAIVGLLGGKALTPENVKAIVPKDGLEANYVSILDNMTKDGDLAGKSGSDLQKVFSEQIEEGIKHYKVQATKQFNLDYDPRSIVGDNYNDINETKYGNNHYEGPDAEHGTHVSGIIAGLPNGKEVQYGVASRVAKIMTVRAVPDGDERDKDVANAIRYAVDNGAKVLNMSFGKPVSPGKDKVWEAFKYAQDKGVLLVKAAGNENEDISEHVAYPTNFKDPADEKPFVNNVIVVGASTNDNSKLRASFSNYNQKMVDIFAPGEKIYSTVPDGKYKYLQGTSMASPVVAGAAAVLLAYMPTLTPAQIIEAIVKTANKSTADAGIEGRKVNNTFNYMSRSGGVMDLYKAAEYAYNNFYTSGKKLPVKSKTKVKK from the coding sequence ATGAGAAAATTCTTTATAAGTGCTGCTTTTCTGACAGCATTTACTTTTGGTTTTTCACAGGAAACCTCCGATAAACAAAATAAGGATCTGGAAACCTGGTATCATAAAGATTTTGCAACAACCAAAGTTTACGGAGTTAATACTGAAAAAGCTTATAAGTTCTTAGAATCAAAAGGACTAAAACCACAAACGGTAATCGTTGGTGTTTTGGATAGCGGAGTAGAGGTAGATCATCCGGGACTTATAAAGAATATGTGGGTTAATACCAAAGAAATTCCGGGTAACGGAATCGATGATGATGGCAATGGCTATGTAGATGATATCCACGGTTGGAATTTTCAGGGTGGTAAAAATGGTGATGTGGATGTAGATACTCAGGAAGTAACAAGAGTAATTCAGAAATACAAGCCTCTTTTTGAAGGAGCAGATTCTGTCGCGAATAAAGCCAATCAGGCGAAAATGCCTACAGAATTTGACCTGTATATGAAATCGAAAGATATCTATACTGCTAAGAATGGTGAAGCACAGCAATACTATGTATTTTACATGGAGCTAAAAAACAGAATTCCTGCAATTGTCGGATTATTGGGAGGGAAAGCTTTAACACCGGAAAATGTGAAGGCTATTGTACCTAAAGATGGTCTTGAAGCTAATTATGTTAGCATTCTGGATAATATGACAAAAGACGGTGATCTTGCCGGTAAAAGTGGTAGTGACCTACAAAAAGTTTTCTCAGAACAGATAGAAGAAGGTATAAAACATTATAAAGTACAGGCAACTAAACAGTTTAATCTGGACTATGATCCGCGTTCTATTGTAGGAGATAATTATAATGATATTAATGAAACGAAGTATGGTAATAACCATTACGAAGGACCAGATGCAGAGCATGGTACTCACGTTTCGGGGATTATAGCAGGATTGCCAAACGGAAAAGAAGTTCAGTATGGTGTGGCTTCCAGAGTGGCTAAAATTATGACGGTAAGAGCTGTTCCGGACGGTGATGAACGTGATAAAGATGTTGCTAATGCGATTCGTTATGCTGTAGATAACGGCGCAAAAGTTCTAAACATGAGCTTCGGAAAACCTGTTTCTCCGGGTAAAGACAAAGTTTGGGAAGCATTTAAATATGCACAGGATAAAGGGGTACTTTTAGTAAAAGCGGCTGGTAATGAAAATGAAGACATAAGTGAACATGTTGCTTATCCTACCAATTTTAAAGATCCGGCAGATGAGAAGCCTTTTGTAAATAATGTAATTGTTGTTGGAGCAAGTACAAATGATAATAGTAAATTGAGAGCTTCATTCTCCAATTATAACCAGAAAATGGTAGATATTTTTGCTCCGGGTGAGAAAATATATTCTACAGTACCGGATGGTAAGTATAAATACCTTCAGGGAACCTCTATGGCTTCACCAGTTGTTGCCGGAGCTGCTGCTGTATTATTAGCTTATATGCCAACACTTACACCTGCCCAAATTATTGAAGCCATTGTAAAAACAGCTAATAAATCTACAGCAGATGCTGGTATCGAAGGACGTAAGGTAAATAATACATTCAATTACATGTCCAGATCCGGAGGTGTAATGGATCTTTACAAGGCAGCAGAATATGCCTATAATAACTTTTACACTTCAGGGAAAAAGCTTCCTGTAAAATCCAAAACAAAGGTTAAGAAATAA
- a CDS encoding lipocalin family protein: MKNLLLTGLFGSMVAVSCSTANQAQSARNDNYSLKGTWQITNVDYDKNYKIKPFDEGVDINCFVGSQWKLVPNNNTGSYSISEAACPGVNTQFKFNVTTDRQFSFKKIPNGTKAKTVTAGYFLQLQNQSPNSFELVQTVGDSSAPVNVVYHFQKIN, translated from the coding sequence ATGAAAAATCTATTACTTACGGGATTGTTTGGCTCTATGGTAGCCGTTTCCTGTTCAACAGCAAATCAGGCACAGAGTGCACGTAATGACAATTATAGTTTAAAAGGTACCTGGCAGATTACTAATGTAGATTATGATAAAAACTATAAGATCAAACCTTTCGATGAGGGAGTTGATATTAATTGTTTCGTTGGTAGCCAATGGAAATTGGTTCCAAACAATAATACAGGGTCTTATTCTATTTCGGAAGCGGCTTGTCCTGGTGTAAACACCCAGTTTAAGTTTAATGTAACTACTGACAGACAGTTCTCTTTCAAGAAAATTCCAAACGGAACTAAAGCAAAAACTGTAACAGCTGGTTATTTCCTTCAGCTACAAAATCAGTCACCTAACTCATTTGAATTGGTACAGACTGTTGGAGATTCTTCCGCACCGGTAAACGTTGTATACCATTTCCAGAAAATTAACTAA
- a CDS encoding OmpA family protein, translating into MKYLNKSSVAALFLSGSLLLTSCEAVQNANNTQKGAAIGTAGGAVLGGILGNNIGRGGNGAIGAVLGGILGGVAGGVIGNKMDKQAREINQALPGAEVERVGEGIKVILNENTINFNFDSATLTPTAKANLDKLIPVFKNNPDTNINVYGHTDAKGTDSYNIGLSERRANSVISYFVANGLSRGRFVAKGMGKAEPIATNDTEAGRAQNRRVEFAITANEKMIQDAKQGK; encoded by the coding sequence ATGAAATATTTAAATAAATCAAGCGTAGCAGCTTTATTCCTGTCAGGAAGTTTATTACTAACTAGCTGTGAGGCTGTACAAAATGCTAATAATACTCAGAAAGGTGCAGCTATCGGTACTGCTGGTGGTGCTGTACTAGGAGGTATCTTAGGAAACAATATCGGTCGTGGTGGTAATGGTGCTATCGGTGCTGTATTAGGTGGTATTCTTGGTGGTGTTGCTGGTGGTGTTATTGGTAACAAAATGGACAAGCAGGCTAGAGAAATTAACCAGGCTTTACCAGGTGCTGAAGTAGAGAGAGTAGGAGAAGGTATAAAAGTTATCCTTAATGAAAATACAATTAACTTCAACTTCGACTCTGCAACGCTTACACCAACAGCTAAAGCTAACTTGGATAAGCTAATCCCTGTTTTCAAAAACAACCCGGATACTAATATCAATGTTTACGGACATACAGATGCTAAGGGTACAGATTCTTACAACATCGGATTATCTGAAAGAAGAGCGAACTCTGTAATCAGCTATTTCGTTGCTAATGGTCTTTCAAGAGGTCGTTTTGTAGCAAAAGGTATGGGGAAAGCAGAACCTATCGCTACTAATGATACTGAAGCAGGTAGAGCACAGAACAGGAGAGTAGAGTTTGCAATTACTGCAAATGAAAAAATGATTCAGGATGCTAAACAAGGTAAATAA
- a CDS encoding decaprenyl-phosphate phosphoribosyltransferase, with translation MKKYLKLLRVEQWVKNLFVFLPVFFSGKIMDADLFFKSCIAFIVFSLTASCIYILNDYMDIELDKQHPEKCNRPLASGAIAKKTAIGIFILLIIVAVGFTVYMQNQGLEIQEFSTVIISYFIINILYTFKLKHVAIVDICIIATGFVLRVLAGGFITGIVVSQWAILLTFILALVLAIGKRRGELINAQINGKTRKALDGYNVQFADIALSISCALAIVCYLMFTLSPEVQQKFHPRVFYTVIFVVFAFLRYLQQTLVYNKTESPTKIIYKDHYIQATMLLWLIAFLLQIYFKK, from the coding sequence ATGAAGAAGTATTTAAAACTTTTACGGGTTGAGCAGTGGGTTAAGAATTTATTTGTATTTCTACCTGTATTTTTTTCGGGAAAAATAATGGATGCAGATCTGTTTTTTAAGAGCTGTATAGCGTTTATTGTGTTTTCTCTTACGGCAAGCTGTATTTATATTCTCAATGATTATATGGATATAGAGTTGGATAAGCAGCATCCGGAAAAGTGCAACAGACCATTGGCTAGTGGTGCTATAGCAAAGAAAACAGCAATTGGTATATTTATTTTGCTGATTATAGTTGCGGTAGGATTTACTGTGTATATGCAAAATCAGGGATTGGAAATCCAGGAATTTTCTACAGTTATTATTTCTTATTTTATTATTAATATTCTCTATACCTTTAAATTAAAGCATGTTGCTATTGTAGATATTTGTATTATTGCCACAGGTTTTGTACTAAGAGTTTTAGCGGGTGGTTTTATTACCGGAATAGTAGTATCTCAATGGGCAATACTCCTTACTTTTATTCTGGCATTAGTATTGGCGATAGGAAAAAGAAGGGGAGAGCTTATTAATGCTCAGATTAATGGTAAAACCAGAAAAGCGCTGGATGGTTATAATGTTCAGTTTGCTGATATTGCATTGTCCATTAGTTGTGCATTAGCAATTGTCTGCTATCTGATGTTTACTCTGTCACCGGAGGTACAGCAGAAATTCCACCCAAGGGTTTTTTATACTGTAATCTTTGTTGTGTTTGCTTTTTTAAGGTATTTGCAGCAGACTTTGGTGTATAATAAAACAGAATCTCCGACGAAGATTATTTATAAAGACCATTATATACAGGCTACAATGTTGTTGTGGCTTATAGCATTTTTATTACAGATCTATTTCAAAAAATAA
- a CDS encoding HAD family hydrolase: MKKLYCFDFDGTITTKDTMFLFLRFYNPGRYYFQFMRHVPLFVMMKLKLANTERVKKSFITSILKDEKQKKLEELAQNFFKEYKNSIMRENALDFFKNIDKNATAYLVTASLDIWVKPFAEHFNFGYISTEAKFVNGKFAGDFATRNCNGPEKVIRIKRTIDLTRFDKTIAFGDTSGDKPMLEWADEGYFKFFH; encoded by the coding sequence ATGAAAAAATTGTATTGTTTTGATTTTGACGGAACGATAACGACTAAAGATACAATGTTTCTATTCCTTAGGTTTTATAACCCTGGGCGTTATTACTTTCAGTTTATGAGACATGTTCCGTTGTTTGTAATGATGAAGCTAAAACTTGCAAATACAGAGAGGGTAAAAAAAAGCTTCATTACTTCTATATTAAAAGATGAGAAGCAAAAAAAGCTGGAGGAATTGGCTCAGAATTTTTTTAAAGAATATAAAAACAGCATTATGAGAGAAAATGCGTTGGATTTCTTTAAGAATATAGATAAGAATGCTACAGCATATCTCGTAACTGCTTCTCTGGATATCTGGGTGAAACCATTTGCCGAACATTTTAATTTTGGATATATTTCTACAGAAGCTAAATTTGTAAATGGTAAATTTGCAGGAGATTTTGCAACAAGAAATTGCAACGGACCGGAAAAAGTAATTCGAATAAAAAGAACAATAGATTTAACGAGGTTCGATAAGACCATTGCCTTCGGAGATACATCCGGAGACAAGCCAATGCTGGAGTGGGCAGATGAAGGGTATTTCAAATTTTTTCACTAA
- a CDS encoding cysteine desulfurase family protein has translation MDRVYLDNAATTPLLEEVIDAMVDVMKTQYGNPSSTYSIGQEAKAIIEENRRKVAAYLNVTPAEIIFTSCGTESNNMIIRSSVDNLGVERIITSPMEHKCVAEACLEMKKMRGVELVYLRPDSKGDFDLAKLESLLQNSEKKTLVSLMHANNEIGNLLDIEKVAALCKQYDALYHSDTVQTVAHMPLDFSKIMVDFASCSAHKFHGPKGAGFAFIRKSSGLKGIIVGGSQERSLRAGTENVTGIVGLGKALDIAVEHMNEYADHMEDIKAYTIEKLTEKIPGILFNGHSAERGTSLYTLLSVLLPFKNPLIGLQLDMKGIAVSQGSACSSGAAKPSMVMMSILTDEQMDNCTPLRLSFSHMTSKSDIDALAKALEEIKEATIEKMNV, from the coding sequence ATGGATAGAGTTTATCTTGATAATGCAGCTACAACCCCCCTTCTGGAAGAGGTTATTGATGCAATGGTAGATGTGATGAAAACCCAGTACGGGAATCCTTCTTCCACATATAGTATAGGGCAGGAAGCAAAAGCTATAATTGAGGAAAACAGACGTAAAGTTGCTGCTTACCTTAATGTAACACCTGCTGAGATTATATTTACTTCCTGTGGTACCGAATCTAATAATATGATTATAAGATCAAGTGTAGATAATCTGGGAGTAGAACGCATTATTACTTCTCCTATGGAGCATAAATGCGTTGCAGAAGCATGTCTTGAAATGAAAAAGATGAGAGGCGTAGAGTTGGTCTATCTTCGTCCGGATAGTAAAGGTGACTTCGATCTTGCAAAGCTCGAAAGTCTTCTTCAGAACTCCGAGAAGAAAACCCTTGTGTCTCTTATGCATGCTAATAACGAAATCGGAAATTTGCTGGATATTGAGAAAGTTGCTGCACTTTGCAAGCAGTACGATGCTTTATATCATTCAGATACGGTACAGACTGTTGCGCATATGCCTTTAGATTTCTCTAAAATTATGGTTGACTTCGCCTCATGCAGTGCTCATAAATTTCATGGTCCTAAAGGAGCCGGTTTCGCTTTCATAAGAAAATCATCCGGACTTAAAGGTATTATTGTAGGCGGATCTCAGGAAAGAAGCCTTCGTGCCGGTACAGAAAATGTTACGGGTATTGTAGGACTAGGTAAAGCTTTGGATATTGCGGTAGAGCATATGAATGAATATGCCGACCATATGGAAGATATTAAGGCGTATACAATAGAAAAGTTAACAGAAAAAATACCGGGAATATTATTTAACGGACATAGTGCGGAAAGAGGTACCAGTCTTTACACTTTATTAAGTGTACTTTTACCATTTAAAAACCCACTTATCGGTTTACAGTTAGATATGAAAGGAATAGCGGTTTCCCAGGGAAGTGCATGTAGTTCTGGAGCGGCTAAACCTTCTATGGTAATGATGTCGATACTTACAGACGAGCAAATGGATAACTGTACTCCGCTTCGTCTTTCTTTTAGTCATATGACTTCAAAATCCGATATAGATGCGCTGGCTAAGGCGTTGGAAGAGATTAAGGAGGCGACTATCGAAAAAATGAATGTTTGA
- the trxA gene encoding thioredoxin: MALEITDSTFSEIINSDKPVLVDFWATWCGPCRMLGPIIEEIATDFEGKAVVGKVDVDNNQQISMEFGIRNIPTVLIFKNGEVVDKLVGVSPKEVIAQKLSAHL, from the coding sequence ATGGCATTAGAAATCACTGATTCAACATTTAGCGAAATTATCAATTCGGATAAACCGGTATTAGTTGACTTTTGGGCAACTTGGTGTGGTCCGTGCAGAATGTTGGGTCCAATCATTGAGGAAATTGCTACCGATTTTGAAGGAAAAGCGGTTGTAGGAAAAGTAGATGTAGACAACAATCAACAGATCTCTATGGAGTTTGGAATTAGAAATATTCCTACAGTTTTAATCTTCAAGAACGGAGAAGTAGTGGACAAATTGGTTGGTGTATCTCCAAAAGAGGTTATTGCGCAGAAACTTTCTGCTCACTTATAG